A single region of the Prevotella sp. HUN102 genome encodes:
- a CDS encoding DUF1896 family protein, producing MTVIHFSYYELSLLSFLRESHPELADDIPFVKERAETASQAYAEAFDNGISIAECIGIANKTLYAGLHFSRHDTISSVLWNEFSAEVPLEAVRETAIRLRPLLESIFAKYPISDEFAYMPEYNSLYTEITGFVQLKLEEDGKL from the coding sequence ATGACAGTCATTCATTTTTCATACTACGAGCTTTCCCTGCTCTCGTTTCTCAGGGAGAGCCACCCCGAGCTGGCGGACGACATTCCTTTCGTCAAGGAGCGTGCCGAAACCGCCTCGCAAGCCTATGCCGAAGCCTTTGACAACGGAATTTCCATAGCCGAATGTATCGGCATTGCCAATAAGACGCTCTATGCGGGTTTGCACTTTTCCCGCCACGATACCATCTCTTCCGTTCTTTGGAATGAGTTCTCTGCCGAAGTGCCGCTTGAAGCGGTCAGGGAGACCGCCATCCGTCTGCGCCCACTCTTAGAAAGCATCTTCGCCAAGTATCCTATTTCGGACGAGTTCGCCTATATGCCCGAATACAACTCCCTCTATACGGAGATTACGGGTTTTGTTCAACTAAAACTCGAAGAAGATGGCAAGCTATAA
- a CDS encoding type IA DNA topoisomerase gives MKVIIAEKPSVAREIARVVRATNRKEGYIEGSNYTVTWALGHLITAAMPEAYGIKGFHKGNLPILPPVFTLVPRQVRNGKGYKADPSAVAQLKVIEKLFRACEGIIVATDAGREGELIFRFIYEYLGIAKSFERLWISSLTDKAIREGLANLKSGAEYDNLYYAARARSEADWLVGINATQAISIAAGRGTYSLGRVQTPTLCMVCSRFLENKKFEPQSFWQLSLAVKEGDESFRFCSADRWFDKAEATALYEKLKQAPYATVETVVRKETKQEPPLLYDLTTLQKEANSRFGYSAEQTLSLAQKLYEKAYITYPRTGSRHIPEDVFAEIPTLIAFLHDHPVWGVYARQLTELNAHSVDGKKVTDHHALLITGKKPIDMFGEEAVIYDMIAGRMLEAFSARCVKDVSTVTAACEDVKFILKGEIIKEEGWRAVLKNNRKKDKEQAEAEERESRENGEGIIIPQWEEGEQLPLCACSLAQGTTKPKPLHTESSLLAAMETAGKELENEELRVQLKECGIGTPATRAAIIETLFAREYMVRQKKSLVPTEKGLAVYSIVKEMKIGNAEMTGQWEADLAKIERGELKERNFRKGIESYATQITDELLSSKILFPKKQSDIHCPKCGKGSLVFYPRCAKCSDADCGLTLFRSVAGKSLTDEQLTQLAVNGETGIIKGFTSKSGKSFEASLSLDGEFKTVFVFPERKKPGKSRR, from the coding sequence ATGAAAGTCATCATAGCAGAAAAACCGAGCGTAGCCCGTGAGATTGCCCGTGTCGTCCGGGCAACGAACAGAAAAGAGGGCTATATAGAAGGCAGTAACTACACCGTCACATGGGCATTGGGACACCTGATAACGGCGGCCATGCCTGAAGCCTACGGCATCAAGGGTTTCCACAAAGGAAACCTGCCTATTCTCCCTCCCGTCTTTACCCTTGTTCCCCGCCAAGTCAGGAACGGTAAAGGCTACAAGGCAGACCCGAGTGCCGTTGCCCAATTGAAAGTCATCGAAAAACTCTTCCGAGCATGCGAGGGCATTATCGTAGCCACCGATGCCGGAAGGGAAGGTGAGCTCATATTCCGCTTTATCTACGAATATCTCGGCATCGCCAAGTCTTTTGAGCGACTATGGATCAGTTCACTTACTGACAAAGCCATTCGGGAAGGGCTTGCCAATCTCAAAAGCGGAGCCGAGTACGACAATCTTTACTATGCCGCCCGTGCCCGCAGCGAAGCTGACTGGCTGGTCGGCATCAATGCCACCCAAGCCATATCCATAGCGGCAGGGCGAGGCACTTACTCCTTGGGCAGGGTACAGACTCCGACTCTCTGTATGGTCTGCTCCCGTTTCTTGGAGAACAAGAAGTTCGAGCCACAGTCATTCTGGCAGCTCAGCCTTGCCGTAAAGGAAGGCGATGAGAGCTTCCGTTTCTGCTCCGCCGACCGTTGGTTCGATAAGGCGGAAGCCACTGCCCTGTATGAGAAACTCAAACAGGCTCCTTATGCCACTGTAGAGACAGTTGTGCGCAAGGAGACCAAACAGGAACCACCGCTTCTGTATGACTTGACCACCTTGCAGAAAGAAGCGAACAGCCGGTTCGGCTATTCGGCGGAACAAACCCTTTCCTTGGCACAGAAACTCTACGAGAAGGCATACATTACCTATCCACGCACGGGTAGCCGTCATATTCCCGAAGATGTCTTTGCTGAAATTCCCACCTTGATAGCCTTTTTGCACGACCATCCCGTCTGGGGTGTCTATGCCCGCCAACTGACCGAACTCAATGCGCATTCGGTGGACGGCAAGAAAGTAACCGACCATCACGCCCTGCTCATTACGGGCAAGAAGCCGATAGACATGTTCGGAGAGGAAGCGGTCATTTACGATATGATAGCCGGACGCATGCTCGAAGCCTTCTCCGCCCGTTGCGTGAAGGATGTCAGTACGGTTACTGCCGCCTGCGAGGATGTGAAGTTTATCCTTAAAGGTGAAATCATCAAGGAAGAGGGCTGGCGTGCCGTCCTCAAAAACAACAGGAAAAAAGACAAGGAGCAGGCGGAAGCCGAAGAACGGGAAAGCCGGGAGAATGGAGAAGGCATCATCATCCCTCAATGGGAGGAAGGCGAGCAACTTCCGCTCTGCGCCTGTTCCTTGGCACAGGGAACGACCAAGCCCAAGCCCCTGCACACGGAAAGTTCGCTGTTGGCTGCTATGGAGACGGCAGGCAAGGAATTGGAGAACGAAGAACTGCGTGTGCAGCTCAAAGAGTGCGGCATCGGCACGCCTGCTACCCGTGCCGCCATCATCGAAACCCTCTTTGCACGCGAGTACATGGTGCGCCAAAAGAAGTCGCTCGTTCCCACGGAGAAAGGACTTGCCGTCTATTCCATCGTCAAGGAGATGAAAATCGGCAATGCGGAGATGACCGGACAGTGGGAAGCGGACTTGGCGAAAATCGAACGGGGAGAATTGAAAGAGCGGAATTTCCGCAAGGGCATCGAAAGCTATGCCACACAGATTACCGACGAACTCCTCTCCTCCAAAATCCTCTTTCCAAAGAAACAGAGCGACATCCATTGCCCCAAATGCGGCAAAGGGTCATTGGTCTTCTATCCCCGATGTGCCAAATGCTCGGATGCCGATTGCGGTCTGACCCTTTTCCGCAGCGTGGCAGGCAAGAGCCTCACGGACGAGCAGCTGACGCAATTGGCGGTGAACGGGGAGACAGGAATCATCAAGGGCTTTACCTCCAAATCGGGCAAGAGCTTCGAGGCTTCGCTCTCCTTGGACGGAGAGTTCAAGACGGTCTTTGTCTTCCCCGAACGCAAGAAACCGGGCAAATCCCGAAGATAA
- a CDS encoding DUF3945 domain-containing protein → MDEKIKDQEVLLVKDPKDENLKAVAGTDEKGGLKTVPPTAEHEQSFLKFDKHSNALENFISNFMRQFKNPTQFHFFKVPFEGVVAGARVLSEMLKAPDVPSNKEMLDSARVNPSDYAGEQKQTFQEIDPEKIDWEQFSKMGVSRESLEKGKELEAMLKYRKSPHLVPISVKIGDVALHTDARLSLRETEDGRFIPVVHAIRKEPQLEREFFGYTFTDEDKKALKETGNLGRTVELTFPNNDKPTRSFVSIDRLTNDIIALSADKVRIPDEIKGVKLGEEQKEELSEGKSIYVEGMTAKTGKSFNANLQFNADKRAIEFRFGSPKQSQGQQQESRKTENQEKKQGVRIPKKLLGREVSPEEQAKLKEGGTVYMEGLKDKLGQPFNAYVRANFEKDKFDFFKWNPDKSQAKEVVPDNASRTQVAVNSEGKTNEATKHVKEPLKEGQTQPTAEQKEEKQEQKRSKGMKM, encoded by the coding sequence ATGGACGAAAAAATCAAAGACCAAGAAGTCCTTTTGGTGAAAGATCCCAAGGACGAGAATCTCAAAGCCGTCGCAGGGACGGACGAGAAAGGCGGACTGAAGACAGTACCGCCCACCGCCGAACATGAGCAGAGTTTCCTGAAGTTCGACAAGCACAGCAATGCCTTAGAGAATTTCATATCCAACTTCATGCGGCAGTTCAAGAACCCCACACAATTCCACTTCTTCAAAGTCCCCTTCGAGGGTGTCGTCGCCGGCGCACGGGTTCTCTCCGAGATGCTCAAAGCACCGGATGTTCCCTCCAATAAGGAGATGCTGGACTCCGCCCGTGTCAATCCTTCGGACTATGCAGGAGAGCAGAAACAGACCTTTCAGGAAATAGACCCCGAGAAGATTGACTGGGAGCAGTTCTCCAAAATGGGCGTGAGCCGTGAGAGCCTTGAAAAGGGCAAGGAACTCGAAGCCATGCTCAAATACCGGAAATCGCCCCACCTTGTTCCCATCAGCGTAAAAATCGGAGACGTAGCCCTCCATACGGACGCACGTCTTTCATTGCGTGAGACAGAGGACGGCAGATTTATCCCCGTTGTCCATGCCATCCGCAAGGAGCCGCAGTTGGAGCGGGAGTTCTTCGGGTACACGTTCACCGATGAAGACAAGAAAGCCCTGAAAGAAACGGGCAATCTTGGACGTACCGTGGAACTGACTTTCCCCAATAACGATAAACCCACCCGCAGTTTCGTGAGCATTGACCGCCTGACCAACGACATCATCGCTTTGAGTGCCGATAAAGTTCGCATCCCCGATGAAATCAAGGGCGTAAAACTGGGCGAAGAGCAGAAGGAGGAACTTTCGGAAGGTAAGAGTATCTATGTGGAGGGAATGACCGCCAAGACGGGGAAGAGTTTCAACGCCAACCTCCAGTTCAATGCCGACAAGCGGGCGATTGAATTTCGTTTCGGCTCGCCCAAACAAAGCCAAGGACAGCAGCAGGAAAGCCGTAAAACAGAAAATCAAGAGAAGAAACAAGGAGTCCGCATCCCCAAGAAGTTGTTGGGAAGGGAGGTCTCACCGGAAGAGCAAGCCAAGCTCAAGGAAGGCGGAACGGTCTATATGGAAGGCTTGAAAGACAAGCTGGGACAACCGTTCAACGCATACGTCCGAGCCAACTTCGAGAAGGACAAATTCGATTTCTTCAAATGGAATCCCGACAAATCCCAAGCCAAAGAAGTCGTTCCCGACAACGCTTCCCGCACGCAGGTCGCCGTCAATTCCGAAGGCAAGACCAACGAAGCGACGAAGCATGTGAAAGAGCCTCTGAAAGAAGGACAGACACAGCCCACCGCAGAGCAGAAAGAAGAGAAGCAGGAACAGAAGCGTTCCAAGGGAATGAAAATGTAA
- a CDS encoding AraC family transcriptional regulator, with product MTSFQTYRDKRFPMSNIRLLESDGMSVVWGTFHLTDELYMQKYPSDTNNPENKYFLSHFCISGNTESTITERQFSICGEQHSFFSFKELSSINLHIIPSRKGYNSFFEYSLSRQYFNEHFIQDSRVLNDMVNCIEKDSFCWAGKNPHITPSMMCIISEITRQPYSGAMMSLFLESKVMELYLAQLQSFDTYNHQILKLSRNDIDRLYYARDYISQNINRRISISALAREIGINQTKLKTGFKQLFGTTIFDYAIDKRMKLAIALLEEKRLSLTEISYKIGYSHPNHFSLAFKRRFGVLPSMFT from the coding sequence ATGACATCATTTCAAACATATAGAGACAAGCGTTTTCCCATGTCAAATATCAGGCTTTTGGAGTCTGATGGTATGAGTGTTGTATGGGGAACGTTTCATCTGACAGATGAATTGTATATGCAGAAGTATCCGTCCGACACCAATAATCCAGAAAACAAATACTTTCTGTCACATTTCTGCATATCAGGCAATACGGAATCAACCATTACTGAACGCCAATTCAGCATTTGCGGTGAACAGCACAGTTTCTTCTCATTCAAAGAATTGTCCTCTATCAATTTGCATATAATTCCATCCCGAAAAGGTTATAACTCATTTTTTGAATATTCTCTCTCCCGACAGTATTTTAATGAGCATTTTATACAAGATAGTCGCGTACTGAACGATATGGTAAATTGCATAGAGAAAGATTCCTTTTGCTGGGCTGGTAAAAATCCACATATAACTCCTTCAATGATGTGTATCATATCCGAGATTACCAGACAACCATATTCGGGAGCAATGATGAGTCTATTTTTAGAGAGTAAAGTCATGGAACTATATCTTGCTCAGTTACAATCTTTTGATACTTATAATCATCAGATCTTAAAACTGTCAAGAAACGACATAGACAGACTTTATTACGCCCGGGATTATATCTCCCAGAATATTAACCGGAGAATATCTATTTCCGCCCTTGCACGCGAGATTGGGATAAACCAAACCAAACTAAAAACCGGTTTCAAACAGTTATTTGGAACTACGATTTTTGATTATGCTATCGATAAAAGAATGAAACTGGCCATAGCCTTGTTGGAAGAGAAACGCTTATCTTTGACAGAAATTTCCTACAAAATAGGTTATAGCCATCCCAATCATTTCTCTTTGGCATTCAAAAGAAGATTTGGAGTATTGCCGAGTATGTTTACATAG
- a CDS encoding MATE family efflux transporter, with product METFNILRDGNMTKSLIKLGMPVVVAMLVMAVNNVVDTFWVARLGTLSVAAVSIAFPISLFFTGIGLTFGIGGGAYISRLLGAKQVDKAGQVASVSIITAFLMGLFTALFFYLFLPKILIFMGANNATKSLATSYSKLFIVSCVIGTINVSSGNIVVSQGASKISGMAMVFGAVVNMLLDPIFIYTLHGGVEGAAWATIIAQLLTTLIYVLYFRKSPVKVSLTRFNPTLQIYGEVIKIGISMLLLQFLQSLSISLLQNAAVRYGSEAVAAIGIVLKIVTLGTNVVFGFVKGLQPIAGYNYGAKNYGRVRESIRCSLILTTSFCIVWSLVILSFTESIIACFGDDQGVKTIAEEALRANTILFFTFGFQFVYSTLYTAMGKAKQTLLLNISRQGVFFIPAILFLPSYFGLGGVLYTQAVADILTTLLTLFFALNIHRKLKQINKTKYE from the coding sequence ATGGAAACTTTCAATATTCTTCGCGATGGAAATATGACAAAATCGCTCATCAAATTGGGAATGCCAGTTGTCGTAGCAATGCTCGTGATGGCAGTAAATAATGTTGTGGATACTTTCTGGGTAGCCCGATTGGGAACCTTGTCTGTAGCTGCTGTTTCCATCGCATTTCCGATATCATTATTTTTTACCGGAATAGGATTAACTTTCGGTATCGGTGGTGGAGCTTATATATCCCGATTACTGGGGGCCAAACAAGTGGATAAAGCAGGACAAGTGGCTTCCGTTTCCATTATAACGGCATTTCTTATGGGGCTGTTTACGGCATTATTCTTTTACCTGTTTCTCCCTAAGATATTAATCTTTATGGGAGCAAATAATGCAACCAAGTCATTGGCGACAAGTTATAGTAAGTTGTTTATCGTCAGTTGTGTTATAGGTACCATAAATGTATCCTCCGGCAATATTGTGGTTTCTCAAGGAGCTTCTAAGATTTCTGGGATGGCAATGGTATTTGGTGCCGTCGTCAATATGTTATTGGATCCTATTTTCATTTATACATTGCATGGAGGGGTAGAAGGAGCGGCTTGGGCAACTATTATCGCACAACTCTTGACAACTCTCATCTATGTGCTTTATTTCCGGAAATCTCCTGTCAAAGTTTCTCTGACACGATTTAATCCAACCTTACAAATATATGGTGAAGTAATTAAGATAGGAATATCTATGCTCCTATTACAGTTTCTTCAAAGTTTATCCATCAGTTTATTGCAAAATGCAGCTGTGCGATATGGAAGTGAGGCTGTAGCCGCCATCGGTATTGTATTAAAAATTGTAACACTTGGAACAAATGTTGTCTTTGGCTTTGTAAAAGGACTCCAACCTATTGCTGGTTACAATTATGGAGCAAAAAACTATGGCAGAGTTCGGGAATCGATACGTTGCTCCCTCATTCTTACGACCTCATTTTGTATAGTATGGAGCCTTGTTATTCTCTCGTTTACTGAATCCATCATCGCTTGTTTCGGAGATGATCAAGGGGTGAAAACTATTGCAGAGGAAGCGTTACGAGCCAACACGATTCTGTTTTTTACCTTCGGATTTCAGTTTGTCTATTCTACGCTTTACACGGCTATGGGAAAGGCAAAGCAAACTCTTTTACTGAACATCAGTCGACAAGGTGTTTTTTTTATTCCTGCCATCTTGTTTCTTCCTTCTTACTTCGGACTTGGAGGTGTACTTTACACACAAGCTGTAGCGGATATTCTTACAACCTTATTAACCTTGTTTTTTGCACTGAATATACATAGGAAATTAAAACAAATAAATAAAACGAAATATGAATAA
- a CDS encoding TonB-dependent receptor, whose protein sequence is MNKAILSAIMLLFFFLSANAQTKTTFYGVVKNPDKEKVPYALLSIPELGLSSACNEKGEFSILVPQGKYEFVVSSVGYETSKEWILIEATTKQRHDFICKDKFIELESVIVQARKHSEDMQKVPISITGLSSRFLKDVGLQSVNDLPFYVPNLNQLASGSYTLFVIRGINSISITDPAVGVYVDGIPYNGYALNSEMFDAKKIEILRGPQGTLFGRNTMGGVINIETKSPTNEINGYAEANIGSFGLQKYGLSLSCPILKDRLYIKGGFVYDKMNGYGENTTLQTKTYGYEKIQGNFCMLYKISPSWIANLHGTIEKDRFPNAFAYALNPEQAFANPYKVKMNRPADFCQNQQSATLAVKHKGKFLNFSSTTTFQHQDLFYSKDGDSDYTDADMMTWNTYNGKKLPYSIFSQELKLSSAQQQKTKWLVGAFIFREDMEENYTYKYHKDYATIDPNAPYEMSTISSKQNNGYAFFGQISHSLTNALSATLGIRYDHEQRELTTRSEMVKASNPPQTTLPETSVNGKYHSWSPKLSLEYKITNDKMLYASYARGFRSGGLNAYTSNPEHLKYNPEYTNNYEVGIKTQWWNNRLRANMSLFYIEWKDQVVSGIDSKTMSFIYINAGEVKSKGIEYEMTLLPFSGLQLDWNFAYTDAVYKKLPLFDFVTRKTVDKSGNTPIQTPRFSTMLSAQYKRPLTILSTPIYALIRMEYKHTGSQYFNLANSIKQDKYDVINIRIGMECTNCGIYLWGKNLTNNKHLVFAHPFGPSVCKLDMPRIFGLTLIGKF, encoded by the coding sequence ATGAATAAAGCTATTTTGTCAGCGATAATGCTGTTGTTTTTCTTTTTGTCAGCAAATGCACAGACAAAAACGACTTTTTACGGAGTGGTTAAAAATCCCGACAAGGAGAAAGTGCCGTATGCCTTGTTAAGCATTCCCGAATTAGGCCTCTCTTCTGCTTGTAATGAAAAAGGAGAATTTTCCATTCTTGTTCCACAGGGGAAATATGAGTTTGTTGTGTCTTCTGTTGGTTATGAAACTTCCAAAGAATGGATTTTGATAGAAGCCACCACCAAACAGAGGCATGATTTCATATGCAAAGATAAATTTATTGAATTGGAATCCGTAATCGTTCAAGCAAGGAAGCATAGTGAAGACATGCAGAAAGTTCCAATTTCTATTACAGGATTGTCTTCCAGATTTCTAAAAGATGTTGGTTTACAAAGTGTAAACGACTTGCCTTTTTACGTTCCCAATCTTAATCAGTTAGCCAGTGGTAGCTACACGCTATTCGTAATTAGAGGCATTAACTCCATATCTATAACAGATCCCGCAGTAGGTGTATATGTAGATGGCATTCCATACAATGGATATGCCTTAAATAGCGAGATGTTTGACGCTAAAAAAATCGAGATTTTAAGAGGTCCCCAAGGAACTCTCTTTGGACGTAACACAATGGGAGGAGTCATTAACATTGAGACAAAATCTCCAACCAATGAAATAAATGGATACGCAGAAGCCAACATCGGAAGTTTTGGCTTGCAAAAATATGGACTTTCATTATCCTGTCCTATCCTTAAAGATCGTTTATACATAAAAGGAGGATTCGTGTATGATAAAATGAACGGGTATGGCGAAAATACAACGTTGCAAACAAAAACTTATGGGTATGAAAAGATACAAGGGAATTTCTGTATGCTGTATAAAATATCCCCTTCATGGATTGCAAATTTGCATGGAACTATCGAAAAAGACAGATTTCCAAATGCTTTCGCCTATGCTTTGAATCCAGAACAGGCATTTGCCAATCCGTATAAAGTTAAAATGAATAGACCTGCCGACTTCTGCCAGAATCAGCAATCTGCGACATTGGCGGTTAAACATAAAGGGAAATTCTTGAATTTTTCTTCTACAACAACATTCCAGCATCAGGATTTATTCTATTCTAAAGATGGTGATTCCGATTATACAGATGCTGATATGATGACATGGAATACATACAATGGAAAGAAACTGCCTTATTCCATCTTTTCACAAGAATTAAAATTGTCTTCTGCACAACAACAGAAAACAAAATGGCTTGTTGGTGCATTTATCTTCAGGGAAGATATGGAAGAAAACTATACTTATAAATATCATAAAGATTATGCGACCATAGATCCCAATGCTCCTTACGAGATGAGTACTATTTCCTCTAAACAAAATAATGGTTATGCGTTTTTTGGACAAATCTCTCATTCTCTGACAAATGCATTATCAGCGACGCTTGGAATAAGGTATGACCATGAACAAAGAGAACTTACAACAAGGAGTGAAATGGTAAAAGCCTCTAATCCTCCTCAAACGACATTACCCGAGACTTCGGTAAATGGCAAATATCACTCTTGGTCTCCCAAACTTTCTCTTGAATACAAGATAACCAATGATAAAATGCTATATGCTTCATATGCGAGAGGATTCCGTTCCGGAGGATTAAATGCCTATACTTCAAATCCAGAACATTTGAAATATAATCCCGAATATACAAATAATTATGAAGTTGGAATAAAGACACAATGGTGGAATAATCGATTAAGAGCAAATATGTCTCTTTTCTATATTGAATGGAAAGATCAAGTTGTTAGTGGCATAGATTCAAAAACAATGAGCTTTATCTATATAAACGCAGGCGAAGTTAAATCCAAAGGAATAGAGTATGAAATGACATTGTTACCTTTTTCGGGATTGCAGTTAGATTGGAATTTCGCTTATACAGATGCTGTTTACAAGAAACTGCCATTGTTTGATTTTGTCACACGAAAAACAGTTGATAAAAGTGGAAATACTCCTATACAAACTCCACGATTTTCGACGATGTTATCAGCACAATACAAGAGACCATTGACTATTCTCAGCACTCCCATATATGCTTTAATACGTATGGAATACAAGCATACAGGAAGCCAATATTTTAATTTGGCCAATAGCATTAAACAAGACAAATATGATGTGATAAATATTCGTATAGGAATGGAATGTACGAATTGTGGTATCTATTTATGGGGAAAGAATCTGACAAATAACAAACATCTAGTTTTTGCTCATCCTTTCGGTCCCTCTGTATGCAAACTGGATATGCCAAGAATTTTTGGATTGACTCTTATCGGGAAATTTTAA
- a CDS encoding ABC transporter ATP-binding protein, with translation MNLEIRNLSKKYRNGVVALADVSLSIENGMFGLLGKNGSGKSTLMRTIAMLQEPDSGSIYINGEDVLSSPLKMKEVLGYLPQEFGVYPNVNAEELLSHIATLKGISSNEDRKRQITELLHKVNLFDVRKKRVDSYSGGMKQRFGIAQALLGNPQIIIVDEPTAGLDPVERNRFYNLLAEIGKDMIVILSTHIVEDVETLCQNMAILNNGHIVCSGKPSDLTHKLTGKLWEIPFEECNTTGLKSQCLLINSYYRSGNKFSTYFSEKDLPYPFKQKIPSLEDFYFYKCAISPF, from the coding sequence ATGAATTTAGAAATACGTAATTTATCCAAGAAATACCGTAATGGTGTTGTTGCTTTAGCAGATGTCTCACTTTCTATTGAAAACGGGATGTTTGGTCTATTGGGAAAGAACGGCTCTGGCAAATCAACTTTGATGAGGACTATTGCTATGTTACAAGAGCCAGATAGCGGCAGTATTTATATCAATGGAGAGGATGTCTTATCCTCTCCATTGAAGATGAAAGAAGTACTTGGATATTTGCCGCAAGAGTTTGGGGTGTATCCAAATGTGAATGCAGAAGAGTTGTTGTCACATATTGCAACTCTTAAAGGCATATCTTCAAATGAGGACAGAAAAAGACAAATAACAGAGCTTCTTCATAAAGTAAATCTGTTTGATGTACGAAAAAAAAGAGTTGATAGCTATTCTGGTGGAATGAAACAACGTTTTGGTATAGCACAAGCCCTCTTGGGTAATCCCCAAATTATAATCGTTGATGAGCCAACCGCAGGATTGGATCCCGTTGAAAGGAATCGCTTTTATAACTTACTTGCTGAGATAGGTAAGGATATGATAGTAATACTTTCTACCCATATTGTGGAAGATGTTGAAACGTTATGTCAAAATATGGCTATTCTAAATAATGGTCATATTGTTTGTTCTGGAAAACCTTCCGATTTGACTCATAAACTTACAGGAAAATTGTGGGAAATTCCTTTTGAAGAATGCAATACAACAGGTCTCAAATCCCAATGTCTCCTCATAAATTCATATTATCGTTCTGGGAATAAGTTTTCCACTTACTTCTCCGAAAAAGACTTGCCTTATCCATTCAAACAGAAAATACCTTCGTTAGAAGATTTCTATTTCTATAAGTGTGCAATATCTCCATTCTAA